In Deinococcus maricopensis DSM 21211, one genomic interval encodes:
- the sat gene encoding sulfate adenylyltransferase: MITVTDSLLPTPLGGTLINRVRPLHDASELRGLPTLELTDRAYADLELIATGAYSPLTGFLGEADYLAVIHTLRLDNGTPWSVPITLPIPREDARTYRGRVVLTRSGAPVGLLDVTEQYDARKALEAREVYRTEDAAHPGVAALYAAGDVNLAGDVTLFDVPRGAFPHHHRTPAEVRATIEARGWRSSVAFQTRNPIHRAHEYLQKVALELVDGLLLHPLVGTTKGDDVPADVRVRAYEVLLEKYYPHTRTLLSVYPAAMRYAGPREAILHALSRRNYGVTHFIVGRDHAGVGSYYGTYDAQEIFSAYTREELGVQILKFEHTFYCRTCGQLVSPRTCPHDAAHHLVLSGTKVREKLRAGEHLPAEFTRPEVAEVLRDAYLAAGD; encoded by the coding sequence ATGATCACCGTGACTGACTCCCTGCTCCCCACCCCCCTCGGCGGCACGCTCATCAACCGCGTGCGCCCCCTCCACGACGCCTCGGAACTGCGCGGCCTCCCCACGCTCGAACTCACGGACCGCGCCTACGCGGACCTGGAACTCATCGCCACCGGCGCGTACTCCCCCCTCACCGGCTTCCTCGGCGAAGCGGACTACCTCGCCGTCATCCACACCCTGCGCCTTGACAACGGCACCCCGTGGAGCGTGCCCATCACGCTGCCCATCCCCCGCGAGGACGCCCGCACGTACCGGGGCCGCGTCGTCCTCACACGCAGTGGCGCGCCCGTCGGCCTGCTCGACGTTACCGAGCAGTACGATGCCCGCAAGGCCCTCGAAGCGCGCGAGGTGTACCGCACCGAAGACGCCGCGCACCCCGGCGTCGCCGCGCTGTACGCCGCGGGCGACGTGAACCTCGCCGGCGACGTCACGCTGTTCGACGTGCCGCGCGGCGCGTTCCCGCACCACCACCGTACGCCCGCTGAAGTGCGCGCCACCATCGAGGCGCGCGGCTGGCGCAGCAGCGTCGCGTTCCAGACCCGCAACCCCATCCACCGCGCGCACGAGTACCTCCAGAAAGTCGCGCTGGAACTCGTCGACGGGCTGCTGCTGCACCCGCTCGTCGGCACCACCAAGGGCGACGACGTGCCCGCCGACGTCCGCGTGCGCGCCTACGAGGTGCTGCTCGAGAAGTACTACCCGCACACCCGCACCCTGCTGAGCGTCTACCCGGCCGCCATGCGCTACGCCGGCCCGCGCGAGGCGATCCTGCACGCCCTCAGCCGCCGCAACTACGGCGTGACGCACTTCATTGTCGGCCGCGACCACGCCGGCGTCGGCAGCTACTACGGCACGTACGACGCGCAGGAGATCTTCAGCGCGTACACCCGCGAGGAACTCGGCGTGCAGATCCTGAAGTTCGAGCACACCTTCTACTGCCGCACCTGCGGTCAGCTCGTCAGCCCCCGCACCTGCCCGCACGACGCCGCGCACCACCTCGTGCTGAGCGGCACGAAAGTCCGCGAGAAGCTTCGCGCCGGCGAGCACCTCCCCGCCGAATTCACGCGGCCCGAAGTGGCCGAGGTGCTGCGCGACGCGTACCTCGCCGCCGGCGACTGA
- a CDS encoding ABC transporter substrate-binding protein, producing MPAKRTILAALTLTLLSGATAQKATTVRLGFFPNLTHAPALIGIEKGYFKAAFGNTKLETKDFVSGTTLTEAFAAGQIDIGYVGPGPAINAAARGMPVQVIANAANAGAVLIARKDAGIKTFKDLAGKKVAVPSLGNTQDISLRHLLVENGLKTKDAGGNVTITPVAPADVAAAFASKQIDATLVPEPWGALLQKQGHVLVGDEKTIWRGGDYPTAVVIVNAKFAQENPNLVQAFLKAHLQAITLLSKNPPAAQLAVSAQLQKLTNQKVDPRVLQLALKRTKFTADLNLDAFREYGDLNKEAGYARTLPDFSTLVNLAPLKSARGK from the coding sequence ATGCCTGCGAAACGCACCATCCTGGCCGCCCTCACCCTCACTCTGCTCAGCGGCGCCACGGCCCAGAAGGCCACCACGGTCCGCCTCGGGTTCTTCCCGAACCTCACGCACGCGCCCGCCCTGATCGGCATCGAGAAAGGGTACTTCAAGGCTGCGTTCGGGAACACGAAACTCGAAACGAAGGACTTCGTGAGCGGCACGACCCTCACGGAAGCGTTCGCCGCCGGGCAGATCGATATCGGGTACGTCGGGCCGGGCCCCGCCATCAACGCGGCGGCGCGCGGCATGCCCGTGCAGGTCATCGCGAACGCCGCGAACGCCGGCGCGGTCCTGATCGCCCGCAAGGACGCCGGCATCAAGACGTTCAAGGACCTCGCCGGCAAGAAGGTCGCCGTGCCGTCCCTCGGAAACACGCAGGACATCAGCCTCCGCCACCTTCTCGTCGAGAACGGCCTGAAAACGAAGGACGCCGGCGGGAACGTCACCATCACGCCTGTCGCGCCCGCGGACGTCGCCGCGGCGTTCGCCAGCAAGCAGATCGACGCGACGCTCGTGCCTGAACCGTGGGGCGCGCTGCTCCAGAAGCAGGGGCACGTGCTGGTCGGGGATGAGAAGACCATCTGGCGCGGCGGGGACTACCCGACCGCCGTCGTGATCGTGAACGCGAAGTTCGCGCAGGAGAACCCGAACCTCGTGCAGGCGTTCCTGAAAGCGCACCTGCAGGCGATCACGCTGCTCAGCAAGAACCCGCCAGCCGCGCAGCTCGCCGTGAGCGCGCAACTGCAGAAGCTCACCAACCAGAAGGTCGACCCGCGCGTCCTGCAGCTCGCGCTGAAACGCACGAAATTCACCGCGGACCTGAACCTCGACGCGTTCCGGGAGTACGGCGACCTGAACAAGGAAGCTGGGTACGCGCGCACCCTGCCGGACTTCAGCACACTCGTGAACCTCGCCCCCCTGAAGAGCGCGCGCGGGAAATGA
- a CDS encoding phosphoadenylyl-sulfate reductase: MTVLERPNFTPDTDPRDVIRWALAQHPDALMPSAFNLNGVVLLDLAVQAGYRGEVVFVDTGYHFPETLRTRDALRERYPSLTFVTLHPAPDAPQDTYADDPDGCCAARKVQPLQSYLRLRAPGALLNARSREQATTRADIPFVEDGGARLRVNPLAYWTREMLETYAREHDLPVNPLYWDGFLSVGCWPCTRAVRPGEDARAGRWAGKGKTECGLWVGENKL; this comes from the coding sequence ATGACCGTACTGGAACGCCCGAACTTCACGCCGGACACCGACCCGCGCGACGTGATCCGCTGGGCGCTCGCGCAGCACCCGGACGCCCTGATGCCCAGCGCGTTCAACCTGAACGGCGTCGTCCTGCTGGACCTCGCCGTTCAGGCCGGGTACCGCGGCGAGGTGGTGTTCGTGGACACCGGCTACCACTTCCCGGAAACGCTGCGCACGCGGGACGCCCTGCGTGAACGCTACCCGAGCCTGACCTTCGTGACGTTGCACCCCGCCCCGGACGCGCCGCAGGACACGTACGCGGACGACCCGGACGGCTGCTGCGCCGCGCGCAAGGTGCAGCCGCTGCAGTCGTATCTGCGGCTGCGCGCGCCGGGCGCGCTGCTGAACGCCCGCAGCCGCGAGCAGGCCACCACCCGCGCGGACATCCCGTTCGTGGAGGACGGCGGCGCGCGCCTGCGCGTGAACCCGCTCGCGTACTGGACGCGCGAGATGCTCGAAACGTACGCCCGCGAGCATGACCTGCCCGTGAACCCGCTGTACTGGGACGGCTTCCTGAGTGTCGGGTGCTGGCCGTGTACGCGCGCCGTTCGCCCCGGCGAGGATGCCCGCGCAGGCCGCTGGGCCGGCAAGGGCAAAACCGAGTGCGGCCTGTGGGTCGGCGAGAATAAGCTGTAA
- the cysC gene encoding adenylyl-sulfate kinase — protein MTATEPRPAAVTGHGRVVWFTGLSGAGKSTLAGALRDELEARGERVELLDGDAVRENLSKGLGFSREDRDTNVRRIAFVAGLLAKHGVTVLVSAISPYADTRREALQALPNALEVFVDAPLDVVTERDVKGLYVRALRGEIPHFTGVSDPYEAPEQPDLHLRTDRISVREGVDQLLARLGG, from the coding sequence ATGACCGCCACCGAACCCCGCCCAGCCGCCGTGACGGGACACGGGCGCGTCGTGTGGTTCACGGGCCTGTCTGGCGCGGGCAAGAGCACCCTCGCGGGCGCCCTGCGCGACGAGCTCGAAGCGCGCGGCGAGCGCGTGGAACTCCTCGACGGCGACGCCGTGCGCGAGAACCTCAGCAAGGGCCTCGGGTTCAGCCGCGAGGACCGCGACACCAACGTGCGCCGCATCGCGTTCGTGGCGGGCCTGCTGGCGAAACACGGCGTGACCGTGCTCGTCAGCGCCATCAGCCCCTACGCGGACACGCGCCGCGAGGCCCTCCAGGCACTCCCGAACGCCCTGGAGGTGTTCGTGGACGCGCCGCTGGACGTCGTGACGGAACGCGACGTGAAGGGCCTGTACGTGCGGGCGCTGCGCGGCGAGATTCCGCACTTCACGGGCGTCAGCGACCCATACGAGGCGCCCGAACAGCCGGACCTGCACCTGCGCACCGACCGCATCAGCGTCCGCGAGGGCGTGGACCAGCTGCTCGCGCGCCTGGGAGGGTGA